In Methanomassiliicoccales archaeon, the sequence TAGACCTGATAACTCCCATGTGGCTGAACCGTCCCCTTGGGCTTTGCCATCGTGCCAGAGGTATAGAGAATGAAGGCGAGTTCGTCAGACCTCATCGGCACAACAGCCGGACTCTCCGATGCACCCATTTCGACGGCGTCCTCCCAGAGAATATCCCTGTCAGGGGTCATAGGAGGATCGGTGTCGCCCCTTTTCAGCACGACCACCTTCTTGACTCCTTTTGCTTCTTTCAACGCGAGGTCAACAGTCTCCTTGAGCGGAACGACTTTGCCTCTCCTGTAGCCTACATCCGATGTGACAACGATCTCCGATTTCGCGTCTGCAATTCTCTCGGCCAACGCACCATATCCAAACCCGCCGAAAACGACAGAGTGTATCGCTCCGATTCTCGTCGTCGCGAGCATTGCGACAACAGCTTCAGGAATCATCGGCATGTAGATGGTGACTCTGTCCCCCCTCTTGACGCCGAGAGCGCGCAGTGCCTTTGCGAACCTCGTGACTTCAAAAAGCAACTGGTTATATGTCAGAACGCGTGTCTGTCCGCCTTCACCACTTTCCCAGATGATCGCAGCCCTATTCCCCCTTCCCTTCTTCACATGATAATCCACGCAGTTGTATGAGAGATTAGTCAATCCACCAGAAAACCACTTGAATGTGTCATTTGTCTGTTCAAAGACTTTGTCCCACGGCTTAAACCAGTGCAGTTCGCTTGCAATCTCACCCCAGAATCCTTCGGGATCATCGAGCGCTCTCTTGAGCATCCACCTCAAATGAGGCGGATATTGAATCAGCATTTTCTCCTCCATGTAGTACCCCCTGCTACCTTACTGGCTCATTGAATTCAATCGTTAAATAGATTTGCTCATGCGAGGGATACTTTTTATGTAAGGAGAATGTAAAATGCGATATCAGGATATCAAAAATTGAAAAAGAGAAAAAATGTTTAGAGAAGGACTAAAAAACGCCTATCTCAAAAATCGATCAGTACCTGCTCCGCCTTGCAGGGCGGTGGTTCTGATAGCAATCGCGGCAGTATACCGGTCGCCCCTCTGTAGGCTTGAAAGGAACTTCACATTCCTTGCCGCAGTCGGAGCACACGGCTTTGTGCATCTCGCGCGGTTGCCTGTTATACATCGTCTGGTTCACCTCCGTTTACTTATTTCCCTAAACTCCGCCTCACTTTGGTGAACCAAACGTCTCTACGACTCTCATGCTTCACCAACTGAGGTATTCAGTTTAGTGACACTTGACACGCACTAGAACTATTTAGTATTTTTGCCTGAAACCCACTCAGAGCATGAAATGAATCTGGGTCTTGT encodes:
- a CDS encoding AMP-binding protein, whose amino-acid sequence is MEEKMLIQYPPHLRWMLKRALDDPEGFWGEIASELHWFKPWDKVFEQTNDTFKWFSGGLTNLSYNCVDYHVKKGRGNRAAIIWESGEGGQTRVLTYNQLLFEVTRFAKALRALGVKRGDRVTIYMPMIPEAVVAMLATTRIGAIHSVVFGGFGYGALAERIADAKSEIVVTSDVGYRRGKVVPLKETVDLALKEAKGVKKVVVLKRGDTDPPMTPDRDILWEDAVEMGASESPAVVPMRSDELAFILYTSGTMAKPKGTVQPHGSYQVYVYAMGKWVYDLKETDVWWSTSDIGWIVGHSYVVYGPLLTGCTTVMYEGVPDYPTPDIWWKIAEKNRVTQMWISPTGVRALMQHGEQWPKKHDLSSIRAVFCAGEVLNPPAYEWLSKKVFDERIPVVDHMWQTETSGPIIGNPIGIATLPILPGSATIALPGIDADVVDDRGQPLPPG